The Micromonospora sp. Llam0 genome contains a region encoding:
- a CDS encoding FG-GAP repeat protein, translated as MAVVQWRAFRGARRRAVAVATAAALLLTVATVITAEEPGRFDAVLAAPSTMQGRALQAARESGAPVRVDGQTSETTEVWARPDGQLEARISADVVRVRRDGAWVPVDLRLSRAADGTVAPAAHPNDLQISGARPAGTHELAAVGHDDARVAMSWTGALPEPRLDGPVATYPDVLPDVDLVVRATRTGFEQLLTVHDRDAADRIREIPLLLTGPGIAGHRHDELGGVTLTGADGETTATIPAPAMWDAQTTPAGTPARTAPIDTTVTARADGVDLVLRPAADWLDSPDTVYPVTLDPTVNPLSTTFDAYVRESVTTNQSGTDDLQIGLLATSPPTITRSFVTWNAAVLAGKQINSATVHFWNWWSHTCTPKAWEIWSTGAASTATRWTNQPQWLHREASSTMTKGYDSSCDDGWSTISGTGFFQRAATAGASQAHMGIRATDETDTATFKQFRSRDTSASSQVPYAVVTYNSWPTVTARSTVPATACVTGTNRPLVNTLTPQLQASVADDDGTAMSVEFEWWAVGATAPLGGQTVGTVPSGATASVTVPAGAFLDGGRYQWRVRADDGVSGSAVWSDFCEMTVYVTVPPAEGCVGGVANDYDGDGVADVAIADPEATVAGQAEAGQVHVRYGGSGTVDTLHENNIQGSGAAGAGDQFGAALASYDVNNDGCTDLAVGVPYDDLGGQADGGLVYLLLGSTDGLAGGPSSIMLHQSQSEFPETTEAGDWFGFSLAAGHTVVGEPFLLIGAPGEDVGTAVDTGVVHYLRGTANILLSQGGNGVVGALENDDRTGYALAASSHHFAIGSPGEAIGAEVFAGAVNVFSHQYTSGRPTLVGAIDQDQAGVWGTSTANDTFGKSLSMVDYRAAGAPVGGTDSFLAVGAPGKEYGTAGIADTGVVQRFHVTDSGFTELPVLAQHIVGIPSGDEEGDYFGERVHLVNLAPGSAATAQNLLLAVGAPGEDTGSAADAGVIRVFGAAADPITGYATVERVSGALPGAPAAQELLGLAIAGNQTHLYIASPYSDQAVYAIPWSTLAGGSATPEHVWRAGDGGFPAGAVAFGTAVE; from the coding sequence ATGGCAGTCGTTCAATGGCGCGCATTCAGAGGCGCACGGCGGCGAGCGGTGGCGGTGGCGACCGCAGCGGCACTGCTACTGACCGTCGCGACCGTGATCACCGCCGAGGAACCAGGGCGGTTCGACGCGGTCCTCGCCGCACCCAGCACGATGCAGGGGCGAGCACTGCAGGCCGCCCGGGAGAGCGGCGCACCGGTCCGCGTCGACGGGCAGACCTCGGAGACGACCGAGGTGTGGGCCCGCCCGGACGGCCAACTCGAGGCACGGATCTCCGCCGACGTCGTCCGGGTCCGCCGCGACGGCGCGTGGGTGCCGGTCGACCTGCGGCTGAGCCGGGCCGCCGACGGCACCGTCGCGCCTGCCGCACACCCGAACGACCTACAGATCTCCGGTGCCCGCCCGGCCGGCACCCACGAGCTGGCCGCCGTCGGCCACGACGACGCCCGAGTTGCGATGAGCTGGACCGGCGCACTACCGGAGCCACGGCTCGACGGACCTGTCGCCACCTACCCCGATGTGCTGCCCGATGTGGACCTCGTGGTGCGGGCCACCCGGACCGGGTTCGAGCAACTGCTCACTGTGCACGACCGCGACGCGGCAGACCGGATCCGCGAGATCCCCCTCCTGCTGACCGGGCCGGGCATCGCCGGGCACCGCCACGACGAACTCGGTGGCGTCACCCTGACCGGTGCCGACGGCGAAACCACCGCCACCATCCCGGCACCCGCTATGTGGGACGCGCAGACCACCCCGGCCGGCACACCGGCCCGCACGGCACCGATCGACACCACGGTCACCGCCCGCGCCGACGGCGTCGACCTCGTGCTGCGCCCCGCCGCCGACTGGCTGGACTCGCCCGACACCGTCTACCCGGTGACCCTCGACCCGACGGTCAACCCACTGTCCACCACCTTCGACGCGTACGTACGGGAAAGCGTCACCACGAACCAGAGCGGCACCGACGACCTGCAGATCGGGCTGCTCGCCACCAGCCCACCGACGATCACCCGATCGTTCGTCACCTGGAACGCGGCGGTGCTCGCCGGCAAGCAGATCAACTCGGCGACCGTCCACTTCTGGAACTGGTGGTCGCACACCTGCACCCCGAAGGCATGGGAGATCTGGTCCACCGGCGCGGCCAGCACCGCCACCCGGTGGACCAACCAGCCGCAGTGGCTGCACCGCGAAGCCAGCTCCACCATGACCAAGGGCTACGACTCCAGCTGCGACGACGGCTGGTCGACGATCAGCGGCACCGGGTTCTTCCAACGGGCCGCGACCGCCGGGGCGAGCCAGGCCCACATGGGCATCCGGGCCACCGACGAAACCGACACCGCCACCTTCAAGCAGTTCCGCTCCCGGGACACCTCCGCTTCCTCACAGGTGCCGTACGCCGTCGTTACGTACAACTCGTGGCCGACGGTGACCGCCCGGTCGACGGTGCCGGCCACCGCCTGCGTCACCGGCACCAACCGGCCACTGGTCAACACCTTGACCCCGCAGCTCCAGGCCAGCGTCGCCGACGACGACGGCACCGCGATGTCGGTCGAGTTTGAATGGTGGGCGGTCGGCGCCACGGCGCCGCTCGGCGGCCAGACAGTCGGCACCGTCCCCTCCGGTGCCACCGCGAGCGTCACCGTGCCGGCCGGCGCGTTCCTCGACGGTGGCCGCTACCAGTGGCGGGTGCGGGCCGACGACGGCGTCAGCGGCAGCGCCGTATGGTCCGACTTCTGCGAGATGACCGTCTACGTGACCGTGCCACCAGCGGAAGGCTGCGTCGGCGGAGTCGCCAACGATTACGACGGCGACGGAGTGGCCGACGTGGCGATCGCTGACCCGGAAGCCACCGTCGCCGGGCAGGCCGAGGCCGGCCAGGTGCACGTGCGCTACGGCGGCAGCGGCACCGTCGACACCCTGCACGAGAACAACATCCAGGGATCCGGGGCCGCCGGGGCCGGCGACCAGTTCGGCGCGGCGTTGGCCAGTTACGACGTGAACAACGACGGCTGCACCGACCTGGCCGTCGGGGTGCCGTACGACGATCTCGGCGGACAGGCCGACGGCGGCTTGGTGTACCTGCTGCTCGGCTCCACGGACGGGCTCGCCGGTGGCCCGTCGTCGATCATGCTGCACCAGAGTCAGTCGGAGTTCCCGGAGACAACCGAGGCCGGCGACTGGTTCGGGTTCTCCCTCGCCGCCGGGCACACCGTGGTCGGTGAGCCGTTTCTGCTGATCGGCGCCCCCGGCGAGGACGTCGGCACCGCAGTCGACACCGGCGTGGTGCACTACCTGAGAGGCACCGCGAACATCCTGCTCAGCCAGGGCGGCAACGGTGTGGTCGGCGCGCTGGAGAACGACGACAGGACCGGCTATGCGCTGGCCGCGTCGAGCCACCACTTCGCCATCGGCTCGCCGGGCGAGGCGATCGGCGCCGAGGTCTTCGCCGGCGCGGTCAACGTCTTCAGCCACCAGTACACCTCCGGCCGCCCCACCCTGGTTGGCGCGATCGACCAGGACCAGGCCGGCGTGTGGGGGACCTCGACCGCGAACGACACGTTCGGCAAGTCGCTGTCCATGGTCGACTACCGGGCGGCCGGCGCACCCGTCGGCGGGACCGACTCGTTCCTCGCCGTCGGCGCTCCCGGTAAGGAGTACGGTACCGCCGGCATCGCCGACACCGGCGTCGTACAACGGTTCCACGTCACCGACAGCGGATTCACCGAACTGCCGGTCCTCGCCCAGCACATCGTCGGCATACCCAGCGGCGACGAGGAGGGCGACTACTTCGGTGAGCGGGTCCACCTCGTCAACCTGGCACCCGGATCGGCCGCGACCGCGCAGAACCTGCTGCTGGCTGTCGGCGCCCCCGGTGAGGACACCGGGTCAGCCGCCGACGCCGGAGTGATCCGGGTGTTCGGTGCGGCCGCGGACCCGATCACCGGCTACGCGACCGTGGAACGGGTGTCCGGTGCCCTGCCCGGGGCACCGGCCGCGCAGGAACTACTCGGCCTGGCGATCGCCGGCAACCAGACCCATCTGTACATTGCCAGCCCGTACTCCGACCAGGCGGTCTACGCCATCCCCTGGTCGACGCTGGCCGGCGGGTCGGCGACGCCCGAGCACGTCTGGCGGGCCGGCGATGGCGGCTTCCCCGCCGGAGCGGTCGCCTTCGGGACGGCGGTCGAGTGA
- a CDS encoding NAD(P)-dependent alcohol dehydrogenase, protein MRAVVQDRYGSAEVLTVRRLPCPSITDKDLLVRVQAASINYADLVFVTGEPYLARLAFGLSGPRAKVRGRDVTGEVVAVGAAVSDFRPGDRVYAEIDSGSFAEYAAVPADRAWRTPANVTPVQAATVPLAGVTAWQGLRDHGRLQPGQRVLVNGASGGVGTFAVQLAKALGAEVTGVCRDRNVDLVRSLGADDVIDYTREDFTRSGRQWDLIFDVAGRHRLTDCRRALTPRGTLVLCGGTGSRWFGPVGRLLRSKVWAPFVSQRVTGFLSAPGQQPLRELTELIEAGRMVLPVERTFPLDRAAEAVRFFVEEHPRSKIVVEVTPDGS, encoded by the coding sequence ATGCGGGCCGTCGTCCAGGACCGCTACGGGTCCGCCGAGGTGCTGACCGTGCGGCGGCTGCCGTGTCCGTCCATCACGGACAAGGACCTGCTGGTACGGGTACAGGCTGCCTCGATCAACTACGCCGACCTGGTGTTCGTCACCGGTGAGCCGTACCTCGCCCGGTTGGCCTTCGGCCTGTCCGGCCCCCGGGCGAAGGTGCGCGGGCGCGACGTCACCGGCGAGGTCGTCGCGGTTGGCGCGGCGGTCTCCGACTTCCGGCCCGGCGACCGGGTGTACGCCGAGATCGACAGCGGCAGCTTCGCCGAGTACGCCGCCGTTCCCGCCGACCGGGCCTGGCGTACCCCGGCCAACGTCACCCCGGTGCAGGCAGCGACGGTGCCGCTCGCCGGCGTCACCGCCTGGCAGGGGTTGCGGGACCACGGCCGGCTCCAGCCCGGTCAACGGGTGCTGGTCAACGGCGCCTCCGGCGGGGTCGGCACCTTCGCGGTGCAGCTCGCCAAGGCGCTCGGTGCCGAGGTCACCGGGGTCTGCCGGGACCGCAACGTCGACCTGGTGCGCTCACTCGGCGCGGACGACGTGATCGACTACACCCGGGAGGACTTCACCCGGTCGGGCCGGCAGTGGGATCTGATCTTCGATGTGGCGGGTCGGCACCGGCTGACCGACTGCCGCCGGGCGCTGACCCCGCGCGGAACGCTGGTCCTGTGCGGCGGTACGGGTAGTCGCTGGTTCGGCCCGGTGGGCCGGCTGCTGCGGTCGAAGGTCTGGGCACCGTTCGTCAGCCAACGGGTGACCGGGTTCCTGTCCGCGCCCGGGCAGCAGCCGCTGCGGGAGTTGACCGAGTTGATCGAGGCCGGCCGGATGGTCCTCCCGGTGGAGCGGACGTTTCCGCTGGACCGCGCGGCCGAGGCGGTGCGGTTCTTCGTCGAGGAGCATCCCCGGTCGAAGATCGTCGTCGAGGTGACCCCGGACGGGTCATGA
- a CDS encoding glutaminyl-peptide cyclotransferase, whose protein sequence is MLLDRRRVVTLLTAVAAVAATAGCTGSRSAEPALVPVVPERAASAAPTEQLRVEVLARYPHDTAAFTQGLELAGSDLYEGTGQYGESELRVVDLASGTVRRRVSLPDTAFGEGITVLESRIWQITWREGVAYERDRETLDVLREVTYDGEGWGICHDDAGDRLVMSDGTDRLTFRDPATFEPTGSVTVTRDGTPLRDINELECVDGQVWANVWRTDEIVRIDPATGQVVAEVDAGDLLTGAERAGVDVLNGIAAVPGTDDFLITGKYWPALFRVRFVSGS, encoded by the coding sequence GTGCTGCTGGATCGGCGACGGGTCGTAACGCTGCTGACCGCCGTCGCGGCGGTCGCCGCCACGGCGGGATGCACCGGGTCGCGGTCGGCCGAGCCGGCGCTGGTGCCGGTCGTCCCCGAGCGGGCCGCGTCGGCCGCGCCCACCGAGCAGTTGCGGGTCGAGGTGCTGGCCCGCTATCCGCACGACACCGCCGCATTCACCCAGGGGTTGGAGCTGGCCGGTTCGGACCTGTACGAGGGCACCGGCCAGTACGGCGAGTCCGAGCTGCGGGTCGTCGACCTGGCCAGCGGTACGGTGCGGCGCCGGGTGAGCCTGCCGGACACCGCCTTCGGCGAGGGCATCACCGTGCTGGAGTCGCGGATCTGGCAGATCACCTGGCGGGAGGGGGTCGCGTACGAGCGCGACCGGGAAACCCTCGACGTGCTGCGCGAGGTGACCTACGACGGCGAGGGCTGGGGCATCTGCCACGACGACGCCGGGGACCGGCTGGTGATGAGCGACGGCACCGACCGGCTCACCTTTCGTGACCCGGCCACGTTCGAGCCGACCGGGTCGGTCACGGTGACCCGCGACGGTACGCCGCTGCGCGACATCAACGAGCTGGAGTGCGTCGACGGCCAGGTCTGGGCGAACGTCTGGCGGACCGACGAGATCGTCCGGATCGACCCGGCGACCGGGCAGGTGGTCGCCGAGGTCGACGCCGGTGACCTGCTGACCGGTGCGGAGCGGGCCGGAGTGGACGTGCTCAACGGCATCGCGGCGGTGCCCGGCACCGATGATTTCCTGATCACCGGCAAGTACTGGCCGGCGCTGTTCCGGGTCCGGTTCGTCTCGGGCTCCTGA
- a CDS encoding SDR family NAD(P)-dependent oxidoreductase, protein MSVALVTGANKGLGFETARQLLALGHTVYLGARDVERGERAAATLGARFVQLDVTDDASVREALAVVASAEGRLDILVNNAGVLGLDAVDGPAALRVFDTNVVGIYRVTEAALPLLRKAANPTVVTVSSSMGSFWAVTNPQRPEFGLPAALYAASKAAATMLTVQYAKSEPGIRFNAVEPGFTATDMTAAMSGGRPAADSARVIVHWATLDADGPTGTLHDESGPLSW, encoded by the coding sequence ATGTCAGTCGCACTGGTCACCGGCGCCAACAAGGGTCTGGGCTTCGAGACCGCCCGGCAGCTTCTCGCGTTGGGCCACACCGTCTACCTGGGCGCCCGCGACGTCGAGCGGGGTGAGCGGGCCGCCGCGACGCTGGGCGCGCGGTTCGTGCAACTCGACGTCACCGACGACGCATCGGTACGCGAAGCCCTGGCGGTGGTCGCCTCGGCCGAGGGCCGCCTCGACATCCTGGTGAACAACGCGGGCGTACTCGGACTCGACGCGGTCGACGGGCCGGCGGCCCTGCGGGTGTTCGACACCAACGTGGTCGGGATCTACCGCGTCACCGAGGCGGCGCTGCCGCTGCTGCGCAAGGCCGCGAACCCCACGGTGGTCACGGTGTCGAGCAGCATGGGTTCCTTCTGGGCGGTGACCAATCCGCAGCGCCCGGAGTTCGGTCTACCTGCGGCGCTGTACGCGGCGTCCAAGGCGGCGGCCACCATGCTTACCGTCCAGTACGCCAAGTCCGAGCCGGGCATCAGGTTCAACGCGGTCGAACCCGGCTTCACCGCCACCGACATGACGGCCGCCATGAGCGGTGGACGGCCGGCGGCGGACAGCGCCAGGGTCATCGTGCACTGGGCCACCCTCGACGCCGACGGTCCAACTGGGACCCTGCACGACGAGTCCGGTCCGCTGAGCTGGTAA
- a CDS encoding ABC transporter substrate-binding protein, with amino-acid sequence MKTVTVSVGLAVVLAVGLAGCATASPDADAGTATTPAADVVEITNCGTTLTIAAPPRRALAMEQNATEILLSLGLADRMIGTSYQTDPVLPELADDYAAVPVLADLYPNREAVLDAAPDFVYSTFTSAYSPEAAGPRADLAALDVPAYLSRFACEDPATGESAVDFDGIFAEITEIATIFGVTERGEALVADQRGRLDAATAAATAPADTSLLWYYSGTATPYVAGSGGLPDAISTQLGVTNAYGDAEQTWPAGSWEEIAARNPDVIVLADLTRGGDGDSAQAKIDYLRSNPTTAELDAVKAGRFITVSGSSMDPSVRSVTAVEAVAAGLAQLTDS; translated from the coding sequence ATGAAAACCGTTACCGTTTCCGTTGGGCTGGCGGTGGTGCTGGCGGTCGGCCTGGCCGGCTGCGCCACCGCCAGCCCCGACGCCGACGCCGGCACCGCCACGACCCCGGCGGCCGACGTCGTCGAGATCACCAACTGCGGCACCACGCTGACCATCGCCGCACCGCCGCGCCGGGCCCTCGCCATGGAGCAGAACGCCACCGAGATCCTGCTCAGCCTCGGCCTGGCCGACCGCATGATCGGCACCAGCTACCAGACCGACCCGGTGCTGCCCGAACTCGCCGACGACTACGCGGCCGTACCGGTGCTCGCCGACCTCTACCCCAACCGCGAAGCCGTCCTCGACGCCGCGCCCGACTTCGTCTACTCCACCTTCACCTCCGCGTACAGCCCGGAGGCCGCCGGCCCGCGCGCCGACCTGGCCGCCCTCGACGTGCCCGCCTACCTGTCCCGCTTCGCCTGCGAGGACCCAGCTACCGGCGAGAGCGCGGTCGACTTCGACGGCATCTTCGCCGAGATCACCGAGATCGCCACCATCTTCGGCGTCACCGAGCGGGGTGAGGCACTCGTCGCCGACCAGCGTGGCCGGCTCGACGCCGCCACCGCGGCCGCCACCGCACCGGCCGACACCAGCCTGCTCTGGTACTACTCCGGCACCGCCACCCCGTACGTCGCCGGATCCGGCGGCCTGCCCGACGCGATCAGCACCCAGCTCGGGGTCACCAACGCCTACGGTGACGCCGAACAGACCTGGCCGGCCGGCAGCTGGGAGGAGATCGCCGCCCGCAACCCCGACGTCATCGTGCTGGCCGACCTGACCCGGGGCGGCGACGGCGACAGCGCCCAGGCCAAGATCGACTACCTGCGGAGCAACCCGACCACCGCCGAACTCGACGCCGTCAAGGCCGGCCGGTTCATCACCGTCTCCGGTTCGTCGATGGACCCGTCCGTACGCAGCGTCACCGCCGTCGAAGCGGTCGCCGCCGGCCTCGCCCAGCTCACCGACTCCTGA
- a CDS encoding NADPH-dependent F420 reductase, whose translation MTTTIGIIGAGEVGSQIARAAVSVGYQVVIANSRGPETLAGLVAELGPAARAASAAQAAAAGDFAVVAVPLKIVNDMPVDELAGKIVLDTNNYMVWRDGNIPVLDSGEKTVHELRQEQLPTSKVAKAFTHIQAPRLLTAGRPAGAPDRLALSVSSNFPDAVALVTRLYDQFGFDTVDNSPLSESWRSGPGQPAWLRHAHQNRDELIVNLRKARRVIPG comes from the coding sequence GTGACAACGACGATCGGGATCATCGGTGCCGGCGAGGTCGGCAGCCAGATCGCGCGGGCGGCGGTGTCGGTCGGATACCAGGTCGTCATCGCGAACTCCCGGGGACCAGAGACGCTGGCCGGTCTCGTCGCCGAGCTCGGCCCGGCGGCGCGGGCGGCGTCCGCCGCGCAGGCCGCGGCCGCCGGCGACTTCGCCGTCGTGGCGGTGCCTCTCAAGATCGTCAACGACATGCCGGTCGACGAACTCGCGGGCAAGATCGTGCTGGACACCAACAACTACATGGTCTGGCGCGACGGCAACATCCCGGTCCTCGACTCCGGAGAGAAAACGGTCCACGAACTACGTCAGGAACAACTCCCGACGTCCAAGGTCGCCAAGGCGTTCACCCACATCCAGGCTCCCCGGCTGCTCACCGCCGGCCGGCCGGCGGGTGCCCCCGACCGGCTGGCGCTGTCGGTGTCGAGCAACTTCCCGGACGCCGTGGCACTGGTGACCCGGCTGTACGACCAGTTCGGGTTCGACACCGTCGACAACAGCCCGCTGAGCGAGTCCTGGCGCAGTGGTCCGGGCCAACCCGCCTGGCTCCGGCACGCACATCAGAACCGTGACGAGTTGATTGTCAACCTGAGGAAGGCGCGGCGTGTGATCCCGGGCTGA
- a CDS encoding ABC transporter ATP-binding protein, with translation MRLRAEKISWAVRGKPLLADVTLDAPAGTLVGLLGPNGSGKSSLLRVLAGLQRPDTGRVLLDGVDTRSMPRRALARTLALVTQHTAADVDMSVRDVLLLARIPHRPLLAATTAAEVAAAEQALADAGLAGFADRRWSTLSGGERQRVDIARALLQQPQVLLLDEPTNHLDIRHQLELLHRLAREPVTVVTALHDLNLAARFCDQIVLLHAGRVMAAGPPAQVLTPARIAEVYQVTADIDVDPVGHTRVHLRQSIESVHSG, from the coding sequence ATGAGACTGCGCGCCGAGAAGATCAGCTGGGCGGTACGCGGGAAGCCGCTGCTCGCCGACGTCACCCTCGACGCGCCCGCCGGCACCCTGGTCGGGCTGCTCGGCCCGAACGGCTCCGGCAAGTCCAGCCTGCTGCGGGTGCTCGCCGGCCTGCAGCGGCCGGACACCGGCCGGGTGCTGCTCGACGGGGTCGACACCCGGTCCATGCCCCGCCGGGCACTGGCCCGGACGTTGGCACTGGTCACCCAGCACACGGCGGCCGACGTGGACATGTCGGTACGTGACGTACTGCTGCTGGCCCGGATCCCGCACCGGCCGCTGCTCGCCGCGACCACGGCGGCGGAGGTCGCCGCCGCCGAGCAGGCGCTGGCCGACGCCGGGTTGGCCGGTTTCGCCGACCGGCGCTGGTCGACGCTGTCCGGCGGGGAGCGGCAGCGGGTCGACATCGCCCGTGCGCTGCTGCAACAGCCGCAGGTGCTGCTGCTTGACGAGCCGACCAACCACCTGGACATCCGCCACCAGCTGGAGCTGCTGCACCGGCTGGCGCGGGAACCGGTCACCGTGGTGACGGCGCTGCACGACCTCAACCTGGCGGCACGGTTCTGCGATCAGATCGTGCTGCTGCACGCTGGCCGGGTAATGGCCGCCGGCCCACCGGCGCAGGTGCTGACGCCAGCCCGGATCGCCGAGGTCTACCAGGTGACCGCCGACATCGATGTGGACCCGGTCGGTCATACCCGCGTCCATCTACGTCAGAGCATCGAATCAGTCCACTCAGGCTAG
- a CDS encoding TetR/AcrR family transcriptional regulator: MGTGTHPAGRPRAFDEEAVLDRATEVFWRHGYEGASLSTLTAAMGINRPSLYAAFGSKEQLFQRALARYQDAQLATVRTALDQPTAYAAIEALLRASADGLTADSHPAGCFSVQGGLSCSPENARISEMLAAGRAATEAAVAARLARAAEDGDLPDGVDARALARFVMALSEGHAVQAAAGASREELQASVDIALRAVVGAPR, encoded by the coding sequence ATGGGCACAGGGACACACCCCGCCGGCCGACCCCGGGCCTTCGACGAGGAGGCGGTCCTCGACCGGGCCACGGAGGTCTTCTGGCGGCACGGCTACGAAGGCGCCTCGCTGAGCACCCTCACCGCCGCGATGGGCATCAACCGGCCGAGCCTGTACGCCGCGTTCGGCAGCAAGGAGCAGCTGTTCCAGCGCGCCCTCGCCCGCTACCAGGACGCTCAGCTGGCCACCGTGCGCACCGCGCTCGACCAGCCCACCGCGTACGCCGCGATAGAAGCTCTCCTGCGCGCCAGCGCCGACGGCCTCACCGCCGACAGCCACCCGGCCGGCTGTTTCTCCGTCCAGGGCGGCCTGAGCTGCTCGCCGGAGAACGCCCGGATCTCCGAGATGCTGGCCGCCGGCCGGGCCGCCACCGAAGCCGCCGTGGCCGCACGGCTGGCCCGCGCGGCCGAGGACGGCGACCTGCCCGACGGGGTGGACGCCCGGGCGCTGGCCCGGTTCGTGATGGCGCTCAGCGAGGGACACGCCGTCCAGGCGGCGGCCGGCGCCAGCCGCGAGGAGCTGCAGGCCTCCGTCGACATCGCGCTCCGCGCCGTCGTCGGTGCACCACGCTGA
- a CDS encoding iron ABC transporter permease yields the protein MTIAPPRASPTRVRAARGARTRGPVLVLALAVLTLSVAAATTIGTADLTVADVFRTHAVHLGLPVTGLPPLADSIVWNLRTPRVLLASLVGGGLAVCGAVLQALTRNPLADPYLLGISAGASTGAVSVLVFGLGVGTAALTGGAFVGAVAAFAAALAMAGRRWTEPSRILLAGVAVGQLFAAVTSLIVVSAASPQQTRGVTFWLLGSLTMASWPSVALAAAVTTVAVLICWAATPALDAFTYGTDIAQSLGFAPAKVRAALFTTTALLAAVLVAASGAIGFVGLTVPHAARFLVGSRHRILLPTCAIIGATFLIWADTAARTVFAPQEVPVGVVTALLGVPAFALLIRRRQAPA from the coding sequence ATGACCATCGCGCCGCCACGGGCGAGTCCCACCCGGGTGCGGGCAGCACGGGGTGCCCGCACCCGGGGGCCGGTCCTCGTCCTGGCCCTGGCCGTCCTGACCCTGAGCGTCGCCGCCGCGACCACCATTGGCACCGCCGACCTGACCGTCGCCGACGTGTTCCGCACCCACGCCGTCCACCTCGGACTGCCGGTGACCGGGCTGCCGCCGCTGGCCGACAGTATCGTGTGGAACCTGCGTACCCCTCGGGTGCTGCTCGCCAGCCTGGTCGGCGGCGGCCTCGCGGTCTGCGGCGCGGTCCTGCAAGCGTTGACCCGTAACCCACTGGCCGACCCGTACCTGCTGGGCATCTCTGCCGGAGCGTCGACCGGCGCGGTGTCGGTGCTGGTCTTCGGCCTCGGCGTCGGCACCGCCGCGCTCACCGGCGGGGCGTTCGTCGGCGCCGTCGCCGCGTTCGCCGCCGCCCTGGCCATGGCCGGCCGCCGATGGACCGAACCGTCCCGGATCCTGCTCGCCGGGGTCGCCGTCGGCCAACTCTTCGCCGCCGTCACCAGCCTGATCGTGGTCTCGGCCGCCTCACCGCAGCAGACCCGGGGCGTCACCTTCTGGCTGCTCGGCTCGCTGACCATGGCCAGCTGGCCGTCGGTGGCGCTGGCCGCCGCGGTCACCACCGTGGCTGTCCTGATCTGCTGGGCCGCCACGCCGGCGCTCGACGCGTTCACCTACGGCACCGACATCGCCCAGTCCCTCGGTTTCGCCCCGGCGAAGGTCCGGGCGGCGCTGTTCACCACCACGGCGTTGCTGGCGGCGGTCCTCGTCGCGGCCAGCGGCGCGATCGGCTTCGTCGGGTTGACCGTGCCGCACGCCGCCCGGTTCCTGGTCGGCTCCCGGCACCGGATCCTGCTGCCCACCTGCGCGATCATCGGCGCCACCTTCCTGATCTGGGCGGACACCGCCGCCCGGACCGTGTTCGCGCCGCAGGAGGTGCCCGTCGGGGTGGTCACCGCACTGCTCGGGGTGCCGGCGTTCGCACTGCTCATCCGCCGTCGGCAGGCGCCGGCATGA
- a CDS encoding class I SAM-dependent methyltransferase — MTDLMTDQFTPADARRLLDLWDTQQAAYVAHRENRFQAMRDVLRLHLGDRPATVLDLACGPGALTDRVLTELPAARCVAVDYDPMLLRIATAALADHGDRADVRDLDLVADDWADRLGVDTVDAVVSSTALHWLSPAQLLAVYTAAARLLRPGGILLNADHLRFGPEQPTLATLARQHDEQTQQAGFAAGALRYDAWHAEAARTPALAALTDERQRRFVDRPQQPDSPLQFHLAALRTAGFAEVGTIWQYLDDYVVFAHR, encoded by the coding sequence ATGACCGACCTGATGACCGACCAGTTCACCCCGGCCGACGCGCGTCGACTGCTCGACCTGTGGGACACCCAGCAGGCCGCGTACGTCGCCCACCGGGAGAACCGCTTCCAGGCGATGCGCGACGTGCTGCGCCTGCACCTCGGCGACCGGCCGGCGACCGTACTCGACCTGGCCTGCGGACCCGGCGCCCTCACCGACCGGGTGCTCACCGAACTGCCCGCCGCCCGCTGCGTCGCCGTCGACTACGACCCGATGCTGCTGCGCATCGCCACCGCCGCGCTCGCCGACCACGGCGACCGCGCCGACGTACGCGACCTCGACCTGGTCGCCGACGACTGGGCCGACCGGCTCGGCGTCGACACCGTCGACGCGGTGGTCAGCTCCACCGCCCTGCACTGGCTCTCCCCGGCGCAACTGCTCGCCGTCTACACCGCCGCCGCCCGGCTGCTACGCCCCGGCGGAATCCTGCTCAACGCCGACCACCTGCGGTTCGGCCCCGAGCAGCCGACCCTGGCGACGCTGGCCCGGCAGCACGACGAGCAGACCCAGCAGGCCGGCTTCGCCGCCGGAGCGCTGCGCTACGACGCCTGGCACGCCGAGGCGGCCCGCACCCCCGCCCTCGCCGCCCTGACCGACGAGCGGCAGCGGCGCTTCGTCGACCGGCCGCAGCAGCCGGACTCGCCGCTGCAGTTTCACCTCGCCGCGCTGCGTACCGCCGGATTCGCCGAAGTCGGCACCATCTGGCAGTACCTCGACGACTACGTGGTCTTCGCCCACCGATGA